CCATCGACACCGCGGTCGAGGCCACCCGCATCGGCGCCCATGCCTTCCTCGAAAAACCGATCACGCTGCAGAAGCTGTTGAAGAGCGTCGAGAACGCGCTGCAGCGAAGCCTGCCACCGCCACCTCCACCGCCTGCGCGATTCGTGGCAGCCGCGTCGCCGACGATCGCGCCCGCGCAGCGCCAGGCATCGGCCGATGGATACGCCGCGCCCGCGATACCCATCCAGCCGCCGGTGGCTGCGGCGGCGCCCGTGGTCGACAACACCCCGCGCCAGCACCAATCCTTCGACCTCGACCGTCCCCTGCGCGAGGCGCGTGATGGTTTCGAGAAGGCTTACTTCGAGTTCCACCTGGTGCAAGAGGGCGGTTCGATGACCCGGGTCGCGGAGAAGACCGGGCTGGAGCGAACGCATCTGTATCGCAAACTGCGGCAGCTCGGCGTCGATCTCGGCCGAGCCAAAAGAAACCTGGCCTGAAGCTTGTGATGGCGCGCGCGCGTGCTATACTGCGAGGCTCCCGGCCCGGTAGCTCAGTTGGTAGAGCAGCGGATTGAAAATCCGCGTGTCGATGGTTCGATTCCGTCCCAGGCCACCAAAATTGCAAAGCCCCTGATCAGAAATGGTCAGGGGCTTTTTGCGTTCTGGGCTTTGCGCCATGGAGAAATGTCAAGCAAGGCAGAGAGTCAATTTTTACTCGGTTGCATGCATTTTTAAATCTTTGAGCATTTGGCACGGTGAGTCGTGGTCGTTTGCGCTGCCTTTAAGCCAAAAGTCAACCTCTGAAGCTGAATATTAAAATGTTCCGAGGCTAGGCAACCAACCAAAATATGAGGTTGCCTGCGTCTATAAAAACTCGAACTTCAAATTGTCAAGCTGCTTAGAAGGCTGACCAAAACACTTCTAGGCTGAAACAAGGGGGGTACTTGCTCCGCGCGCCCTTTAGCGCTGCCATGCGCATTTTTCCATGGGGCTTGATCCAGCGCTTGCCCCCATTTGAAAAGAGCATAAAGCCGGTCGATACCCCTGCATTGCCATATCTTGAGGCACCCGTCGCAAAAGCGTGCAGTGAGACTGCTTGCTGAGCCTCCCGGCATTCAAGATCTGTTTCTTGCGCTGTCCCATGTGGATGTCTTCAGCGCTGCTCAAGAAGGATGGGTCGCAATTGCTGCCTGGGCCGCAAGTCGATTTCGCCACTGCCTCCAGCAAGCAAACTTCGAAGCGATCGCCAGTTCGAAGTTGGCGATGACGCTGCACAAGCGACCGCATCAAAATTCATAGTCGGTATGAGCCCTTCACTCTTCTCACCAACGCAACGTCCAGTTCGCAAGTGTCGCCGCTCTACTCGTTATGAAAAACCTTGCGTCCGGACACGGTAAGTAAGTAAATGTTGGTTATGATGGGTGGGAACTTTGGCCGGAGATGGCCATGATTCTCCGCCGATACGGTTGCCTTGGCGTAACGCGCGCTCAGCTTTTTGGCTTCCTAAAATTTTTTATTGCCGCGACAACGGGAGTGCAATTTTGAATATCGGGATCTTTTTTCTTGCGCTGGTCAGTATTTTCATGTCTGCCTCCGCGCAGATTGCCCTGAAGCGTGGCCTCTCGACAGAACGTGTGATTGCCGCGTTACAGCATCAAAACTACGGGCAGTTTGCGTCATTCGTTTTAGTCTCCCCGTGGGTAATATCAGGACTGGCACTTTATGTATTGAGCATGGTGTGCTGGATTGCAGTGCTTACCAAAACGCAAGTGAGCGTGGCTTATCCGATGGTGGGGCTCGGCTTCGTGTTTACCGCTGTCGCGGGCTTCTTTCTGTTCGGTGAGGGAGTTACGGTGCAAAAGATATTGGGTATATCTTTAATCATTGCCGGCGTTTACACCCTGGCGCGCTCTGGGAGCTAGGCATGCAAAAAAGTATACCTTTGTGCGTTGACTTGGACGGCACGCTTTCGAAGACTGATCTGCTGCATGAATCCGTACTGCAGTTGATCAAGATTAATTTTTTATTTTTATTTTATTTGCCATTTTGGCTGATAAAAGGCAAAGCGTTTTTGAAGCGGCAAATCGCTCAGCGCACGTCCCTCAACTATTCGACGCTCCCCTATAACTCCGATGTCATAGCGCTCATCAATGCGGCCAAGTTGGATGGACGGATGGTCGTGCTCGCCACTGCTTCCCAGGAAAGTCAAGCCTTGGGAGTCGCTAACCATCTTGGGCTTTTCGACACGATTGAGGCTTCCACGGCGGAAGTTAATCTCGCGTCCAGCCAGAAAGCGAAACGGCTTGTAGATAAATTTGGGAAGTTTGAATTCGACTATGTCGGAAATTCAAGAGCCGACTTGGCAGTATGGGCCGTTTGCCGGAAATCTATTGTCGTTTCCTCATCTGAAAGTCTATTTTCGAGAGCCAAAGCCGTTTGCTCCGACGTCACAAAAATTGAAAGAGCACGACCAAGTCTTAAAAACATCTTGAAAGCCATCCGGGTTCACCAGTGGTTGAAAAATGCACTGGTGTTTGTCCCGGTACTGGTGAAGCATGGACCTATTCAATGGGCGGAAGCAGTTCAGGCGTTGCTGGCTTTTGTGGCGTTTTCACTTTGCGCATCGGCAGTGTATGTGTTGAACGATTTGCTGGATCTTGAGGCTGACCGCCAGCACAAATCGAAACGGCGCAGACATTTTGCGAGCGGAAATATTCCAATATCGGTTGGTGCGATGCTGCTGCCTGCATTAATGGCGTCTTCATTGGCGGCTGCGCTGCAATTGCCGCCGCTCTTTTTCATGGTCCTGGTTGTATATTTCATCGCGACTAACCTGTATTCGCTTTGGCTGAAGCGTCAAGTCATTGTTGACATAATGCTCCTGGCCATGCTTTACACCACACGGATTGTGGCTGGTGGTTCGGCTTCCGGGATTGACTTGTCATTTTGGCTTCTTGCGTTCTCTATATTTATCTTCTTCAGCTTGGGTGTGGTTAAAAGATATACAGAACTGCGAGATGCTCAACTTGAAAACCGTCGTCAACCTGCTGGACGTGGGTACGCGGTCGACGACTTACCGATCTTGCTGACACTTGGCGTGAGTAGTGGGTTTTCGGCCGTGGTCGTGCTGGCGCTGTATGTGAACAATCCGGATGCCGACATAAATTACAAGTATCCCCAGATGTTGTGGCTGGCGGTACTTGCCGTGCTCTATTGGATTGTTCGAGTATGGATGAAGACTCATCGCGGAGAAATTCATGAAGACCCGGTCGTTTTCGCCGCTACGGATAAGCAAAGTTGGGCTGTTGTTATCCTGATTTCAGTATGCTTTTTCATTGCCCAATTGCACTGAGGCGACCGACCATGTACAACAAAAAAGATTTCAGAATAAATCTCTTTTTGGCACTTGCCATTGCGCTGGTTGGATTTGTGATGTTGTTTTCTCTTTCATCGGAGTTGCCGAAATCCATTTACACTTATCGGGGAGACAATTCTTGGTTTCAAGGTGATCTGGCCCGGAACTTTTCCAACATGACAGACATGTCAGGAAACGTTTGGGGCCACCATAGATCTAGAGTTCATCCAATCTTCTCCATATTGACGCTTCCTGGCACGGCATTAATAAGGGCAATCGCTGGGGTGGGTGTGTTGAAGTCCGCATTAATTTTTAATGCAATTGTTGGTGGGATATGGCTGAGTGTTTTGTTCTTGTTGTCATTGGAGATAACTAAGAATAGGATTTTCTCCGTGCTTTTTTGCGCATACGGAGCATCCGCGGCGGGGTTTGTATTTTGGTTTTCGGTGCCGGAAACCTACCCGCTTGGTTCGCTAACGATATTGTGTGCCGTCTACATGGTGGTTCGTGCGCAGGCAGGGCGCCACTTCGGAAGGCTATCTTGGGTGGGTTTGGTTGGTTCAACACTATCAATAACGATTACCAACTTCTTCATGGGAATTATGGCGGCGCTGGTTAGCTTTCCGCGAAAGCAAGCGCTCCGTATCGTTGTTTATGCGTTATTGCTGGTGATGGTTATTTCTGTGGTGCAGAAAGTGATTGTCCCGTCATCGGCTTTGTTTTTTTTGCCGAAACTGGGACGCGAAGCGGAATTCGTGAATCACAAGGATTCCGGCGCGTTACATGACAGAGTGTTAAATCTGCTGGTTTCCAGCGTAAGTTTGCCGGAACCGATGGTTGAGAGTCGTTCCGAGTTATTGCCAAAGCTGAGTGTTCAAGCTTCACCATTCGCCAATAGAACGAGTCTTTCATGGGTTGGTGTCGCTTGTTGGATATTTCTACTCGGGTGTGGACTGCTCCGACTTATTGGAGAAGATCCGCGGTTAAGAATTTATTTTTTTCTGACGCTCGGATTTCAACTGCTGCTTCACGGAATTTATGGAGAAGAGACTTTTTTGTATTCAGCGCACTCACTCCCAATTCTTCTCGGTGTGGCGCTTTTTGGTTTTCGGCGAATACCCGCTAAATATTTATACGTTTTGTTGAGTATTGGGGTGATTGTCAATTTGACATCTAACGTCAGTTATTTTCATCAAGTCGCATACGCGTTAAGCGTTGCGGATGTTTGGTAACTTTGCGAACGTGAGGTGTATGGGGGCCACTGCGTGCCATGGCGGCCGGATAAGATTTTCGCCGTCGTTCTTTGAGTCAGGTGAGCGGTCGTCAGACACATAGTTGTGCAGCCGCTGTGCGCTGTTTTGCTTGAAATATGTCAAGCGTTCCGCGATGGGCTGCATCGATGCCATCGTCGCTTGGATGAAGCGAAATGCCGGTTCGGCCGCGCTGCGGATTGAAATCCGCAGCGGGCGCCGGATGCCTTCAGCGCCACACGAGGAAACTGCTCATACCGCGCAGCGCTGGCAAGCGAAAGAAGGCCCTTCGCTCAGTTCGTCTCCGCCAGCGCTTCGTCCAGCGCATTGACCAGCCGGTCGATCTCGCCCTTTTCCGAGATGAACGGCGGCGCCAGTTGAATCGTGTCGCCGCCGTAGCGCACGTAGAAGCCCTTCT
The nucleotide sequence above comes from Xylophilus sp. GOD-11R. Encoded proteins:
- a CDS encoding response regulator, with the translated sequence MANILVVDDELGIRDLLSEILNDEGHSVELAENAAQAREARAASNFDLVLLDIWMPDTDGVSLLKEWAAAGSLSMPVIMMSGHATIDTAVEATRIGAHAFLEKPITLQKLLKSVENALQRSLPPPPPPPARFVAAASPTIAPAQRQASADGYAAPAIPIQPPVAAAAPVVDNTPRQHQSFDLDRPLREARDGFEKAYFEFHLVQEGGSMTRVAEKTGLERTHLYRKLRQLGVDLGRAKRNLA
- a CDS encoding DMT family transporter, with amino-acid sequence MNIGIFFLALVSIFMSASAQIALKRGLSTERVIAALQHQNYGQFASFVLVSPWVISGLALYVLSMVCWIAVLTKTQVSVAYPMVGLGFVFTAVAGFFLFGEGVTVQKILGISLIIAGVYTLARSGS
- a CDS encoding UbiA family prenyltransferase gives rise to the protein MQKSIPLCVDLDGTLSKTDLLHESVLQLIKINFLFLFYLPFWLIKGKAFLKRQIAQRTSLNYSTLPYNSDVIALINAAKLDGRMVVLATASQESQALGVANHLGLFDTIEASTAEVNLASSQKAKRLVDKFGKFEFDYVGNSRADLAVWAVCRKSIVVSSSESLFSRAKAVCSDVTKIERARPSLKNILKAIRVHQWLKNALVFVPVLVKHGPIQWAEAVQALLAFVAFSLCASAVYVLNDLLDLEADRQHKSKRRRHFASGNIPISVGAMLLPALMASSLAAALQLPPLFFMVLVVYFIATNLYSLWLKRQVIVDIMLLAMLYTTRIVAGGSASGIDLSFWLLAFSIFIFFSLGVVKRYTELRDAQLENRRQPAGRGYAVDDLPILLTLGVSSGFSAVVVLALYVNNPDADINYKYPQMLWLAVLAVLYWIVRVWMKTHRGEIHEDPVVFAATDKQSWAVVILISVCFFIAQLH